One part of the Pecten maximus chromosome 9, xPecMax1.1, whole genome shotgun sequence genome encodes these proteins:
- the LOC117334007 gene encoding cuticle protein 16.5-like yields MVSPVPCITYSSPSVTYSSPSVTYSSLLVTYSSPSVTYSSLLVTYSSPSGCIVAVPYNVTYSSPSVTHSSPSVTYSSPSVTYSSPSVTYSSPSVTYSSPSVTYSSPSVGHVVACAHISSVLWYLSFARHLHLPYEPGKDWSMYLMDAKSLAQPKPVDESDDDSVEE; encoded by the exons ATGGTTTCTCCAGTGCCTTGTA TCACATACTCGTCACCATCAGTCACATACTCGTCACCATCAGTCACATACTCTTCACTATTAGTCACATACTCCTCACCATCAGTCACATACTCTTCACTATTAGTCACATACTCGTCACCATCA GGTTgtatagtggcagtgccatacaatg TCACATACTCGTCACCATCAGTCACACACTCTTCACCATCAGTCACATACTCTTCACCATCAGTCACATACTCTTCACCATCAGTCACATACTCTTCACCATCAGTCACATACTCTTCACCATCAGTCACATACTCTTCACCATCAGTT GGGCACGTTGTTGCATGTGCACACATTTCTTCTGTACTCTGGTACCTCAGTTTCGCCAGACATCTACACCTACCATATGAACCTGGAAAGGACTGGAGCATGTATCTGATGGATGCTAAGAGCTTAGCACAACCAAAGCCAGTAGACGAAAGCGATGACGATTCCGTTGAGGAATAA
- the LOC117334006 gene encoding uncharacterized protein K02A2.6-like, whose product MDSQVEDAVKDCIACQALTPEPMVMEPLRMSELPAGPWENISIDFCGPLPSSDYLFVMVDEYSRYPVVEIVRSVSANATIPVLDKVLSMFGCPKIIKSDNGSPFNSDAFRKYAEDMGFDHRRITPRWPLANAQAESFNKPLMKIVRAAHLENKNRKQEMFRFLRQYRATPHRTTGYTPHRLMFNREPKTKLPVPQSNVCMSSTDQQVRERDSQEKYKMKYQADIRNQARPREIAVGDTVLIKQDIKENKLAPKFQAQPKVVLEKKGPMVTVTGNVTRIVSRFKRVRSGIQELPPKGPSEEEIEDILWPNSGGDSVNSSPENSQQNESVHVPLSGSPANMTVPRRSGRDRKPNLKYAKDFV is encoded by the coding sequence ATGGATAGTCAAGTTGAGGATGCAGTGAAAGATTGCATAGCCTGTCAAGCTTTGACACCGGAGCCAATGGTTATGGAGCCATTACGTATGTCAGAGTTACCCGCAGGTCCTTGGGAGAACATAAGTATTGACTTTTGTGGACCTTTACCAAGTAGTGATTATCTATTCGTCATGGTTGATGAGTATTCACGCTATCCAGTGGTTGAAATAGTACGTTCCGTGTCTGCGAATGCTACAATACCTGTATTAGACAAGGTACTGAGTATGTTTGGTTGTCCAAAAATCATTAAAAGTGACAATGGCTCACCGTTTAATTCGGATGCATTTCGCAAGTACGCTGAGGACATGGGATTTGATCACCGTCGTATTACACCAAGATGGCCGCTTGCTAACGCACAAGCGGAGAGTTTCAACAAACCGCTCATGAAAATTGTTCGTGCGGCACACTTAGAGAATAAAAACAGGAAACAGGAGATGTTCAGGTTCTTGAGGCAATACCGTGCAACGCCTCACAGAACGACGGGATACACGCCACATAGGCTTATGTTCAACAGAGAACCAAAGACAAAGTTACCCGTACCACAGTCAAATGTGTGTATGTCATCGACTGACCAACAAGTCAGGGAAAGAGACAGTCAGGAGAAATACAAGATGAAATATCAAGCTGATATTCGAAATCAAGCTCGTCCGCGGGAAATAGCCGTGGGAGATACTGTATTGATAAAACAAGACATCAAAGAAAATAAACTTGCGCCCAAGTTTCAGGCACAGCCAAAAGTTGTTTTGGAAAAGAAGGGACCAATGGTTACTGTGACAGGGAATGTAACGAGAATCGTATCGCGATTCAAACGTGTACGGTCAGGAATCCAAGAGTTACCGCCAAAAGGTCCATCTGAGGAAGAGATTGAGGACATCTTGTGGCCAAATTCAGGAGGTGATAGTGTAAATTCATCTCCAGAGAATTCTCAACAGAATGAATCTGTCCATGTCCCACTCAGTGGAAGTCCAGCCAATATGACGGTACCCAGAAGAAGTGGCAGGGACAGAAAACCCAATTTGAAATATGCCAAAGACTTTGTTTAG